The following are encoded together in the Gouania willdenowi chromosome 14, fGouWil2.1, whole genome shotgun sequence genome:
- the LOC114476082 gene encoding serine/threonine-protein kinase pim-1-like isoform X2, with the protein MKFDQEQIIKSVQALISEKYKDAPIIQPSSCYTAVVVEVVLREAWTSGGSLMNQECSEDQPLEHLHLQQNHSHYFIVKVPDSGAPKMVEVETENEEGLQTRRGCKRKAGDHNVQTPNKKKVKVEEGLQTRRGCKRKAGDHAGKPNKKKVKVEEGLQTRRCCKGKAGDHNVGKPKRKKVKVEEGLQTRRCCKGKAGDHNVGKPKRKKVKVEEGLQTRETFIRNKEYFEATYKELKVLGHGGFGRVLKAVRLSDSKPVAIKHIPRDMVTYVLMNRHNQRTLEVSEVVMMKRAASGNCQNSLLNPAIIGFEELIELDDELLIVMEHVEDAVDLQDFVTSSTEPMLEHDAKSIIKQVLDAAVIMQHNNVFHSDIKRDNILVSFKDERPSVKIIDFGCANFIFATPYESFSGTEVFAPPEVWFHRVYEAEPTTVWQIGLLLSNLFRAHFYQTYDHVINSTFTLNNLSHQGNDFMSRCMKVSPKLRPSLKDLQLHPWFNDLTPP; encoded by the exons ATGCACCAATCATACAGCCCTCATCGTGCTACACAGCAGTGGTGGTGGAAGTGGTCCTCAGAGAAGCCTGGACTAGTGGAGGTTCTCTGATGAACCAGGAGTGCTCTGAGGACCAACCTTTGGAGCATCTGCATCTCCAACAGAACCACTCTCATTACTTTATAGTCAAGGTTCCAGACAGTGGAGCCCCAAAGATGGTTGAGGTGGAGACAGAGAATGAGGAGGGGCTCCAGACAAGGAGGGGCTGCAAAAGGAAGGCTGGAG ATCACAACGTCCAAacgccaaataaaaagaaagtgaaGGTTGAGGAGGGGCTTCAGACAAGAAGGGGCTGCAAAAGGAAGGCTGGAGATCACGCCGGaaagccaaataaaaagaaagtgaaGGTTGAGGAGGGGCTTCAGACAAGACGGTGCTGCAAAGGGAAGGCTGGAGATCACAACGTTGGAAAGCCAAAGAGAAAGAAAGTGAAGGTTGAGGAGGGGCTTCAGACAAGACGGTGCTGCAAAGGGAAGGCTGGAGATCACAACGTTGGAAAGCCAAAGAGAAAGAAAGTGAAGGTTGAGGAGGGGCTTCAGACGAGAGAAACTTTTATCAGAAACAAAG agtacTTTGAAGCCACTTATAAGGAGCTGAAGGTACTAGGTCATGGTGGTTTTGGGCGTGTTCTCAAAGCTGTTCGTCTGTCTGACTCCAAACCT GTAGCGATAAAGCACATTCCACGGGACATGGTGACATATGTGTTGATGAAT cGCCACAATCAACGTACGTTGGAGGTTTCTGaggtggtgatgatgaagagAGCGGCTAGTGGGAATTGCCAAAACAGCCTGCTGAACCCCGCCATCATTGGCTTTGAGGAGCTCATTGAACTTGACGATGAGTTGTTGATCGTCATGGAACATGTTGAGGATGCCGTGGATCTCCAGGACTTTGTCACGTCATCAACCGAACCAATGCTGGAACATGACGCCAAG AGCATCATTAAACAAGTCCTCGATGCAGCCGTCATCATGCAGCACAACAACGTGTTCCACAGCGATATAAAACGTGACAACATCCTGGTTTCATTCAAAGATGAAAGACCATCTGTGAAGATCATCGACTTTGGCTGTGCTAATTTTATCTTCGCCACGCCCTATGAGTCCTTCTCTG GAACAGAAGTATTTGCTCCACCAGAGGTTTGGTTTCATCGTGTCTATGAGGCAGAACCAACCACGGTGTGGCAGATCGGACTCCTTCTGTCTAATCTATTCAGGGCTCACTTCTATCAAACATATGACCACGTCATTAATTCAACATTTACACTAAACAACCTTTCACATC AAGGAAATGACTTTATGAGTCGGTGCATGAAGGTGTCGCCCAAACTTCGGCCAAGCTTAAAGGACCTGCAGCTCCACCCATGGTTCAATGATTTAACACCTCCATGA
- the LOC114475937 gene encoding LOW QUALITY PROTEIN: ATP-sensitive inward rectifier potassium channel 1-like (The sequence of the model RefSeq protein was modified relative to this genomic sequence to represent the inferred CDS: deleted 1 base in 1 codon), producing the protein MFQLLQGHIQPAGHPNPKTRLVTKDGHCNIELGNVEYSNHFAYLLDFWTTFVEIRWRFVILLFVASFMGSWFVFSLLWYWIAKNNGDLSGQNRTNGHLRCIDNVNGLTTAFLYSLETQTTIGYGGRALTGHCAGSVALIVVQSLVGVFINCFMCGVILAKISLPKKRAKTVTFSDTAAICLKKGSLCLLIRVANLRKTLLIGSQIYGKLLKTTTTPDGETVILDQVDIDFAVDAGKDNLFFVCPLTLYHVIDRSSPFYKLSADTLPQQDFELVVFLDGTAESTSSSCQVRTSYIPQEIQWGYNFLPIITRTKTGKYYVDFSNFSKSVRVAVPHCANCFETEADQKKHNSNNEENHNNLTKRGIDNLGFQVIDIPDSVDVTKM; encoded by the exons ATGTTCCAGCTGCTCCAGGGTCACATCCAGCCAGCCGGACACCCAAACCCAAAAACACGCCTGGTCACCAAAGACGGCCACTGCAACATTGAGTTGGGCAACGTTGAATACAGCAACCACTTTGCGTACCTGCTGGACTTCTGGACCACCTTTGTGGAGATTCGCTGGCGCTTTGTGATCCTTCTGTTTGTGGCTTCGTTCATGGGCAGCTGGTTTGTCTTCAGCTTGCTCTGGTACTGGATCGCCAAGAACAACGGGGACCTGAGCGGTCAGAACCGCACAAACGGACACCTCCGGTGTATAGACAATGTCAACGGCCTCACCACGGCGTTCCTGTATTCGTTAGAAACCCAGACCACCATCGGGTACGGAGGCCGGGCACTGACTGGACACTGTGCAGGCTCTGTGGCGTTAATCGTGGTCCAGTCGCTGGTTGGGGTCTTCATCAATTGTTTCATGTGTGGTGTCATCTTGGCCAAGATCTCTTTGCCCAAAAAGCGGGCGAAGACGGTCACCTTCAGCGACACGGCGGCCATCTGCTTGAAAAAAGGAAGTCTGTGCCTCTTGATCAGGGTGGCCAACCTTCGGAAGACCTTATTGATCGGTAGCCAGATTTACGGAAAGCTGCTGAAGACAACAACTACA CCCGATGGAGAGACCGTCATCCTGGACCAAGTAGACATCGACTTTGCCGTTGATGCAGGGAAAGACAACCTGTTTTTTGTTTGCCCGCTGACCCTCTATCACGTGATCGACCGCTCGAGTCCTTTCTACAAGCTCTCCGCGGACACGCTCCCCCAGCAGGACTTTGAGCTGGTGGTGTTTCTGGACGGGACGGCCGAGTCCACAAGCTCCTCCTGCCAAGTACGCACCTCCTACATTCCACAAGAGATCCAGTGGGGCTACAACTTCCTGCCCATTATCACACGCACAAAGACGGGGAAATACTACGTGGACTTCTCCAACTTCTCCAAAAGCGTTCGGGTTGCGGTGCCGCATTGCGCCAACTGCTTCGAGACCGAAGctgaccaaaaaaaacacaatagcaACAATGAGGAAAATCACAATAACTTGACGAAGCGAGGGATTGACAACCTGGGCTTCCAAGTGATCGACATTCCCGACTCTGTGGACGTCACTAAAATGTAA
- the LOC114476082 gene encoding serine/threonine-protein kinase pim-1-like isoform X1 → MKFDQEQIIKSVQALISEKYKDAPIIQPSSCYTAVVVEVVLREAWTSGGSLMNQECSEDQPLEHLHLQQNHSHYFIVKVPDSGAPKMVEVETENEEGLQTRRGCKRKAGDHNVQTPNKKKVKVEEGLQTRRGCKRKAGDHNVQTPNKKKVKVEEGLQTRRGCKRKAGDHAGKPNKKKVKVEEGLQTRRCCKGKAGDHNVGKPKRKKVKVEEGLQTRRCCKGKAGDHNVGKPKRKKVKVEEGLQTRETFIRNKEYFEATYKELKVLGHGGFGRVLKAVRLSDSKPVAIKHIPRDMVTYVLMNRHNQRTLEVSEVVMMKRAASGNCQNSLLNPAIIGFEELIELDDELLIVMEHVEDAVDLQDFVTSSTEPMLEHDAKSIIKQVLDAAVIMQHNNVFHSDIKRDNILVSFKDERPSVKIIDFGCANFIFATPYESFSGTEVFAPPEVWFHRVYEAEPTTVWQIGLLLSNLFRAHFYQTYDHVINSTFTLNNLSHQGNDFMSRCMKVSPKLRPSLKDLQLHPWFNDLTPP, encoded by the exons ATGCACCAATCATACAGCCCTCATCGTGCTACACAGCAGTGGTGGTGGAAGTGGTCCTCAGAGAAGCCTGGACTAGTGGAGGTTCTCTGATGAACCAGGAGTGCTCTGAGGACCAACCTTTGGAGCATCTGCATCTCCAACAGAACCACTCTCATTACTTTATAGTCAAGGTTCCAGACAGTGGAGCCCCAAAGATGGTTGAGGTGGAGACAGAGAATGAGGAGGGGCTCCAGACAAGGAGGGGCTGCAAAAGGAAGGCTGGAGATCACAACGTCCAAacgccaaataaaaagaaagtgaaGGTTGAGGAGGGGCTTCAGACAAGGAGGGGCTGCAAAAGGAAGGCTGGAGATCACAACGTCCAAacgccaaataaaaagaaagtgaaGGTTGAGGAGGGGCTTCAGACAAGAAGGGGCTGCAAAAGGAAGGCTGGAGATCACGCCGGaaagccaaataaaaagaaagtgaaGGTTGAGGAGGGGCTTCAGACAAGACGGTGCTGCAAAGGGAAGGCTGGAGATCACAACGTTGGAAAGCCAAAGAGAAAGAAAGTGAAGGTTGAGGAGGGGCTTCAGACAAGACGGTGCTGCAAAGGGAAGGCTGGAGATCACAACGTTGGAAAGCCAAAGAGAAAGAAAGTGAAGGTTGAGGAGGGGCTTCAGACGAGAGAAACTTTTATCAGAAACAAAG agtacTTTGAAGCCACTTATAAGGAGCTGAAGGTACTAGGTCATGGTGGTTTTGGGCGTGTTCTCAAAGCTGTTCGTCTGTCTGACTCCAAACCT GTAGCGATAAAGCACATTCCACGGGACATGGTGACATATGTGTTGATGAAT cGCCACAATCAACGTACGTTGGAGGTTTCTGaggtggtgatgatgaagagAGCGGCTAGTGGGAATTGCCAAAACAGCCTGCTGAACCCCGCCATCATTGGCTTTGAGGAGCTCATTGAACTTGACGATGAGTTGTTGATCGTCATGGAACATGTTGAGGATGCCGTGGATCTCCAGGACTTTGTCACGTCATCAACCGAACCAATGCTGGAACATGACGCCAAG AGCATCATTAAACAAGTCCTCGATGCAGCCGTCATCATGCAGCACAACAACGTGTTCCACAGCGATATAAAACGTGACAACATCCTGGTTTCATTCAAAGATGAAAGACCATCTGTGAAGATCATCGACTTTGGCTGTGCTAATTTTATCTTCGCCACGCCCTATGAGTCCTTCTCTG GAACAGAAGTATTTGCTCCACCAGAGGTTTGGTTTCATCGTGTCTATGAGGCAGAACCAACCACGGTGTGGCAGATCGGACTCCTTCTGTCTAATCTATTCAGGGCTCACTTCTATCAAACATATGACCACGTCATTAATTCAACATTTACACTAAACAACCTTTCACATC AAGGAAATGACTTTATGAGTCGGTGCATGAAGGTGTCGCCCAAACTTCGGCCAAGCTTAAAGGACCTGCAGCTCCACCCATGGTTCAATGATTTAACACCTCCATGA
- the LOC114475647 gene encoding FAD-dependent oxidoreductase domain-containing protein 1-like encodes MLPWRRLHGLLRPVLGAPSCVELNRRPCRTSGWFSTRSLSSGKPLRRDIFKELEANLSAMRKKAAEALPGSSWTPFEINPGLPPEMSDIVIVGGGVVGWSIAYWLKKKESRRGGVRVVVVERDPTYSRASTVLSAGGIRQQFSLPENIHLSLASADFMRNINEHLGVLNEDPVDLQFNHSGYLFLASEGVAHIMEENYKTQSDAGAKVRLLSASQLKHKFPWINTDGVVLASYGLENEGWLDPWMLLNAFRRKALSMGVIQCHGEVTDFKYSIQVLRNADGEEVTLKSVKSVKVQMPNSLEYQPVECAIVVNAAGAFSGKLTEMLEVGVGYGINEIPLPVEPRKRFVFVVHCPDGPGLDSPFLIDYSGVYFRREGLGGNYICGASPEESKEPDVGDLEVDHQFFEENVWPSLASRVPAFEKLKVCSSWAGFYDYNTFDQNGIIGLHPNIRNMYLATGFSGHGLQHSPAVGRAVAELILNGKYQTLDLSAFSFRRIMKQEPVMERNIV; translated from the exons ATGTTGCCGTGGCGGCGGCTGCACGGGCTGCTCCGGCCGGTGCTCGGAGCTCCGAGCTGCGTGGAGTTGAACCGGCGACCTTGTCGGACGAGCGGCTGGTTTTCGACCCGGAGTTTGAGCTCAGGAAAGCCGCTGCGCAGGGACATCTTTAAAG AGCTGGAGGCTAACCTGTCGGCCATGAGGAAGAAGGCTGCGGAGGCTCTTCCCGGGAGCAGCTGGACCCCCTTCGAGATCAATCCTGGCCTCCCGCCGGAGATGTCCGACATCGTGATAGTGGGCGGGGGCGTGGTCGGCTGGTCCATCGCCTATTGGCTGAAGAAGAAGGAAAGCAGGCGTGGAGGCGTACGAGTCGTGGTGGTGGAGAGAGACCCCACG TACTCCAGGGCGTCCACCGTGCTCTCTGCAGGAGGGATACGACAGCAGTTTTCTCTGCCTGAGAACATCCACCTCTCTCTGGCCTCGGCCGACTTCATGAGGAACATCAAC GAACATCTGGGCGTGCTGAATGAAGACCCAGTGGATCTCCAGTTCAACCACTCAGGATACCTGTTCTTAGCCAGTGAGGGCGTGGCTCACATTATGGAGGAGAACTACAAGACCCAGAg TGATGCTGGAGCTAAAGTTCGTCTCCTGTCTGCGTCTCAGCTCAAACACAAGTTTCCCTGGATAAACACTGATGGTGTCGTATTGGCTTCATAtg GGCTGGAGAATGAGGGCTGGCTGGACCCGTGGATGCTGCTGAATGCCTTCAGGAGGAAAGCCCTCTCCATGGGGGTCATTCAGTGCCACGGGGAGGTCACAG ATTTTAAATATTCCATCCAAGTGCTGAGAAACGCTGACGGGGAAGAAGTGACTCTGAAGAGCGTTAAATCTGTTAAG gttcagatgcccaacagtctGGAGTATCAGCCTGTGGAATGTGCCATTGTGGTGAACGCGGCGGGGGCGTTTTCAGGGAAGCTGACGGAGATGCTGGAGGTCGGGGTCGGATACGGAATTAATGAGATTCCTCTGCCCGTCGAGCCTCGCAAGAG gtTTGTGTTTGTGGTCCACTGTCCCGATGGTCCAGGCCTGGACTCGCCCTTCCTCATCGACTACTCAGGCGTTTACTTCAGGAGGGAGGGGTTGGGGGGCAACTACATCTGCGGAGCGTCACCGGAGGAG AGCAAGGAGCCAGACGTGGGAGACCTGGAGGTGGACCATCAGTTCTTTGAGGAGAACGTGTGGCCCTCGCTGGCCTCCAGAGTTCCAGCCTTTGAGAAGCTGAAG GTGTGCAGCTCGTGGGCAGGTTTCTACGACTACAACACTTTCGACCAGAACGGCATCATCGGCCTCCACCCTAACATCAGAAACATGTATCTGGCCACGGGCTTCAGCGGCCACGGCCTGCAGCACTCGCCCGCCGTGGGCCGCGCCGTGGCCGAGCTCATCCTGAACGGGAAGTACCAGACGCTGGACCTGAGCGCCTTCAGCTTCAGACGGATCATGAAGCAGGAGCCGGTGATGGAGAGGAACATCGTGTGA